Proteins encoded in a region of the Zea mays cultivar B73 chromosome 2, Zm-B73-REFERENCE-NAM-5.0, whole genome shotgun sequence genome:
- the LOC100274525 gene encoding Cytochrome P450 714B1 — METTEMAAAAAAALCCALALYLYHALWLAPGRVRAALRAQGVAGPRPSFPYGNRADMRRATAAHRGGGGGVVHDYRQALFPHYERWRKEYGPIFTYSIGSMVFLHASRSDVVRDLCLSVSSLDLGKSSYMKVTHRPLFGDGILKSSGEAWAHQRRLIAPEFFPDKVKGMVDLMVGSATALVASWGDRTGGGGVELKIDDDIRAYSADVISRTCFGSSYVKGKRIFAAIRELQKAVSKPNLLAEMTGLSFLPTRTNREAWRLNRVVRDLVLDVVREGGDDDRNLLNAMLRSASSSGGCSGDRVAVEEFVVDNCKNIYFAGYETTAVTAAWCMMLLALHPEWQDLVRDEVRQACGGGDFASLHKMKKLTMVIQETLRLYPAGAVVSRQALRDVTLGGVRVPAGVNIYVPVSTMHLDPELWGADAREFDPGRFADDHQRQRQPHAYLPFGAGARTCLGQAFAMAELKVLLALVLSRFRLALSPAYVHSPALRLIVEPEHGVRLLLTNVEPRGAS; from the exons AtggagacgacggagatggcggcggccgccgccgccgccctgtgCTGCGCGCTGGCGCTCTACCTGTACCACGCGCTGTGGCTGGCGCCCGGGCGGGTGCGCGCCGCGCTGCGGGCGCAGGGCGTCGCGGGCCCGCGCCCCTCCTTCCCCTACGGCAACCGCGCAGACATGAGGCGGGCGACCGCGGCgcaccgcggcggcggcggcggcgtcgtgCACGACTACCGCCAGGCGCTGTTCCCACACTACGAGCGGTGGAGGAAGGAGTACG GCCCCATCTTCACCTACTCCATCGGAAGCATGGTGTTCCTGCACGCCAGCCGGTCCGACGTGGTCCGGGACCTCTGCCTCAGCGTGTCGTCGCTGGACCTCGGCAAGAGCTCCTACATGAAGGTCACGCACCGGCCGCTCTTCGGCGACGGCATCCTCAAGTCCAGCGGCGAGGCCTGGGCGCACCAGCGGAGGCTCATCGCGCCCGAGTTCTTCCCGGACAAGGTGAAGGGCATGGTGGACCTCATGGTCGGCTCGGCCACGGCGCTGGTGGCGTCGTGGGGGGACAGGACGGGCGGCGGAGGCGTGGAGCTCAAGATCGACGACGACATCAGGGCCTACTCCGCCGACGTCATCTCCAGGACGTGCTTCGGCAGCAGCTACGTCAAGGGCAAGAGGATCTTCGCGGCGATCAGGGAGCTGCAGAAGGCGGTGTCCAAGCCCAACCTGCTGGCGGAGATGACCGGCCTCAGCTTCCTCCCGACGAGGACTAACAGGGAGGCGTGGAGGCTCAACAGGGTCGTGAGGGACCTGGTGCTGGACGTCGTCAGGGAGGGCGGGGACGACGACAGGAACCTACTGAACGCGATGCTCCGCAGCGCTTCTTCCTCCGGTGGCTGCAGCGGCGACCGCGTGGCGGTGGAGGAGTTCGTCGTGGACAACTGCAAGAACATCTACTTCGCCGGCTACGAGACCACGGCGGTGACCGCCGCCTGGTGCATGATGCTCCTGGCGCTGCACCCGGAGTGGCAGGACCTGGTGCGCGACGAGGTGCGCCAGGCATGCGGCGGCGGCGACTTCGCGTCCCTGCACAAGATGAAGAAg CTGACGATGGTGATCCAGGAGACGCTGCGGCTGTACCCGGCAGGCGCGGTGGTGTCGAGGCAGGCGCTCCGCGACGTGACCCTCGGCGGCGTGCGCGTGCCGGCGGGCGTCAACATCTACGTGCCCGTCTCGACTATGCACCTGGACCCGGAGCTGTGGGGCGCCGACGCGCGGGAGTTCGACCCGGGGCGGTTCGCGGACGACCACCAGCGGCAGCGGCAGCCGCACGCGTACCTCCCCTTCGGCGCCGGCGCGCGCACCTGCCTCGGCCAGGCCTTCGCCATGGCCGAGCTCAAGGTCCTGCTGGCGCTCGTGCTGTCCAGGTTCCGGCTCGCGCTGTCGCCGGCCTACGTGCACTCGCCGGCGCTCAGGCTCATCGTGGAGCCCGAGCACGGGGTGCGGCTGCTGCTCACCAACGTGGAGCCCAGGGGTGCTAGCTAG
- the LOC100381981 gene encoding Probable calcium-binding protein CML32-like yields the protein MDADQQGVVAAAVKPALAKGTPSASFRLRNGSLNAVRLRRVFDLFDRNGDGEITVDELAQALDALGLDADRAGLSATVGAYVPDGAAGLRFEDFDKLHRALGDAFFGALGGQDDATAAADGAGAGAEEDEQEMREAFKVFDVDGDGFISAAELQEVLKKLGLPEASSMANVREMICNVDRDSDGRVDFNEFKCMMQGITVWGA from the coding sequence ATGGACGCGGACCAGCAGGGCGTGGTTGCGGCGGCGGTGAAGCCGGCGCTGGCCAAGGGGACGCCGTCGGCGTCGTTCCGGCTCCGCAACGGGAGCCTGAACGCGGTGCGCCTCCGCCGCGTGTTCGACCTGTTCGACCGCAACGGGGACGGCGAGATCACCGTGGACGAGCTGGCGCAGGCGCTGGATGCGCTGGGCCTGGACGCCGACCGCGCCGGGCTGTCCGCCACCGTCGGCGCCTACGTGCCCGACGGCGCCGCGGGCCTCCGCTTCGAGGACTTCGACAAGCTCCACCGCGCGCTCGGGGACGCCTTCTTCGGCGCACTGGGAGGCCAGGACGACGCCACCGCCGCGGcggacggcgccggcgccggcgccgaggAGGACGAGCAGGAGATGCGGGAGGCGTTCAAGGTCTTCGACGTCGATGGCGACGGCTTCATCTCCGCCGCTGAGCTGCAGGAGGTGCTCAAGAAGCTCGGCCTCCCCGAGGCCAGCAGCATGGCCAACGTCCGGGAGATGATCTGCAACGTCGACCGCGACAGCGACGGCCGCGTCGACTTCAACGAGTTCAAGTGCATGATGCAGGGGATCACCGTCTGGGGCGCCTGA
- the LOC100274525 gene encoding cytochrome P450 714B1 isoform X3 yields the protein MVFLHASRSDVVRDLCLSVSSLDLGKSSYMKVTHRPLFGDGILKSSGEAWAHQRRLIAPEFFPDKVKGMVDLMVGSATALVASWGDRTGGGGVELKIDDDIRAYSADVISRTCFGSSYVKGKRIFAAIRELQKAVSKPNLLAEMTGLSFLPTRTNREAWRLNRVVRDLVLDVVREGGDDDRNLLNAMLRSASSSGGCSGDRVAVEEFVVDNCKNIYFAGYETTAVTAAWCMMLLALHPEWQDLVRDEVRQACGGGDFASLHKMKKLTMVIQETLRLYPAGAVVSRQALRDVTLGGVRVPAGVNIYVPVSTMHLDPELWGADAREFDPGRFADDHQRQRQPHAYLPFGAGARTCLGQAFAMAELKVLLALVLSRFRLALSPAYVHSPALRLIVEPEHGVRLLLTNVEPRGAS from the exons ATGGTGTTCCTGCACGCCAGCCGGTCCGACGTGGTCCGGGACCTCTGCCTCAGCGTGTCGTCGCTGGACCTCGGCAAGAGCTCCTACATGAAGGTCACGCACCGGCCGCTCTTCGGCGACGGCATCCTCAAGTCCAGCGGCGAGGCCTGGGCGCACCAGCGGAGGCTCATCGCGCCCGAGTTCTTCCCGGACAAGGTGAAGGGCATGGTGGACCTCATGGTCGGCTCGGCCACGGCGCTGGTGGCGTCGTGGGGGGACAGGACGGGCGGCGGAGGCGTGGAGCTCAAGATCGACGACGACATCAGGGCCTACTCCGCCGACGTCATCTCCAGGACGTGCTTCGGCAGCAGCTACGTCAAGGGCAAGAGGATCTTCGCGGCGATCAGGGAGCTGCAGAAGGCGGTGTCCAAGCCCAACCTGCTGGCGGAGATGACCGGCCTCAGCTTCCTCCCGACGAGGACTAACAGGGAGGCGTGGAGGCTCAACAGGGTCGTGAGGGACCTGGTGCTGGACGTCGTCAGGGAGGGCGGGGACGACGACAGGAACCTACTGAACGCGATGCTCCGCAGCGCTTCTTCCTCCGGTGGCTGCAGCGGCGACCGCGTGGCGGTGGAGGAGTTCGTCGTGGACAACTGCAAGAACATCTACTTCGCCGGCTACGAGACCACGGCGGTGACCGCCGCCTGGTGCATGATGCTCCTGGCGCTGCACCCGGAGTGGCAGGACCTGGTGCGCGACGAGGTGCGCCAGGCATGCGGCGGCGGCGACTTCGCGTCCCTGCACAAGATGAAGAAg CTGACGATGGTGATCCAGGAGACGCTGCGGCTGTACCCGGCAGGCGCGGTGGTGTCGAGGCAGGCGCTCCGCGACGTGACCCTCGGCGGCGTGCGCGTGCCGGCGGGCGTCAACATCTACGTGCCCGTCTCGACTATGCACCTGGACCCGGAGCTGTGGGGCGCCGACGCGCGGGAGTTCGACCCGGGGCGGTTCGCGGACGACCACCAGCGGCAGCGGCAGCCGCACGCGTACCTCCCCTTCGGCGCCGGCGCGCGCACCTGCCTCGGCCAGGCCTTCGCCATGGCCGAGCTCAAGGTCCTGCTGGCGCTCGTGCTGTCCAGGTTCCGGCTCGCGCTGTCGCCGGCCTACGTGCACTCGCCGGCGCTCAGGCTCATCGTGGAGCCCGAGCACGGGGTGCGGCTGCTGCTCACCAACGTGGAGCCCAGGGGTGCTAGCTAG
- the LOC100274525 gene encoding cytochrome P450 714B1 isoform X2: MNAGPIFTYSIGSMVFLHASRSDVVRDLCLSVSSLDLGKSSYMKVTHRPLFGDGILKSSGEAWAHQRRLIAPEFFPDKVKGMVDLMVGSATALVASWGDRTGGGGVELKIDDDIRAYSADVISRTCFGSSYVKGKRIFAAIRELQKAVSKPNLLAEMTGLSFLPTRTNREAWRLNRVVRDLVLDVVREGGDDDRNLLNAMLRSASSSGGCSGDRVAVEEFVVDNCKNIYFAGYETTAVTAAWCMMLLALHPEWQDLVRDEVRQACGGGDFASLHKMKKLTMVIQETLRLYPAGAVVSRQALRDVTLGGVRVPAGVNIYVPVSTMHLDPELWGADAREFDPGRFADDHQRQRQPHAYLPFGAGARTCLGQAFAMAELKVLLALVLSRFRLALSPAYVHSPALRLIVEPEHGVRLLLTNVEPRGAS; this comes from the exons ATGAATGCAG GCCCCATCTTCACCTACTCCATCGGAAGCATGGTGTTCCTGCACGCCAGCCGGTCCGACGTGGTCCGGGACCTCTGCCTCAGCGTGTCGTCGCTGGACCTCGGCAAGAGCTCCTACATGAAGGTCACGCACCGGCCGCTCTTCGGCGACGGCATCCTCAAGTCCAGCGGCGAGGCCTGGGCGCACCAGCGGAGGCTCATCGCGCCCGAGTTCTTCCCGGACAAGGTGAAGGGCATGGTGGACCTCATGGTCGGCTCGGCCACGGCGCTGGTGGCGTCGTGGGGGGACAGGACGGGCGGCGGAGGCGTGGAGCTCAAGATCGACGACGACATCAGGGCCTACTCCGCCGACGTCATCTCCAGGACGTGCTTCGGCAGCAGCTACGTCAAGGGCAAGAGGATCTTCGCGGCGATCAGGGAGCTGCAGAAGGCGGTGTCCAAGCCCAACCTGCTGGCGGAGATGACCGGCCTCAGCTTCCTCCCGACGAGGACTAACAGGGAGGCGTGGAGGCTCAACAGGGTCGTGAGGGACCTGGTGCTGGACGTCGTCAGGGAGGGCGGGGACGACGACAGGAACCTACTGAACGCGATGCTCCGCAGCGCTTCTTCCTCCGGTGGCTGCAGCGGCGACCGCGTGGCGGTGGAGGAGTTCGTCGTGGACAACTGCAAGAACATCTACTTCGCCGGCTACGAGACCACGGCGGTGACCGCCGCCTGGTGCATGATGCTCCTGGCGCTGCACCCGGAGTGGCAGGACCTGGTGCGCGACGAGGTGCGCCAGGCATGCGGCGGCGGCGACTTCGCGTCCCTGCACAAGATGAAGAAg CTGACGATGGTGATCCAGGAGACGCTGCGGCTGTACCCGGCAGGCGCGGTGGTGTCGAGGCAGGCGCTCCGCGACGTGACCCTCGGCGGCGTGCGCGTGCCGGCGGGCGTCAACATCTACGTGCCCGTCTCGACTATGCACCTGGACCCGGAGCTGTGGGGCGCCGACGCGCGGGAGTTCGACCCGGGGCGGTTCGCGGACGACCACCAGCGGCAGCGGCAGCCGCACGCGTACCTCCCCTTCGGCGCCGGCGCGCGCACCTGCCTCGGCCAGGCCTTCGCCATGGCCGAGCTCAAGGTCCTGCTGGCGCTCGTGCTGTCCAGGTTCCGGCTCGCGCTGTCGCCGGCCTACGTGCACTCGCCGGCGCTCAGGCTCATCGTGGAGCCCGAGCACGGGGTGCGGCTGCTGCTCACCAACGTGGAGCCCAGGGGTGCTAGCTAG
- the LOC100274525 gene encoding cytochrome P450 714B1 isoform X1 gives MRGRFSCQLSPIFTYSIGSMVFLHASRSDVVRDLCLSVSSLDLGKSSYMKVTHRPLFGDGILKSSGEAWAHQRRLIAPEFFPDKVKGMVDLMVGSATALVASWGDRTGGGGVELKIDDDIRAYSADVISRTCFGSSYVKGKRIFAAIRELQKAVSKPNLLAEMTGLSFLPTRTNREAWRLNRVVRDLVLDVVREGGDDDRNLLNAMLRSASSSGGCSGDRVAVEEFVVDNCKNIYFAGYETTAVTAAWCMMLLALHPEWQDLVRDEVRQACGGGDFASLHKMKKLTMVIQETLRLYPAGAVVSRQALRDVTLGGVRVPAGVNIYVPVSTMHLDPELWGADAREFDPGRFADDHQRQRQPHAYLPFGAGARTCLGQAFAMAELKVLLALVLSRFRLALSPAYVHSPALRLIVEPEHGVRLLLTNVEPRGAS, from the exons ATGAGAGGCCGGTTCAGCTGTCAGCTCA GCCCCATCTTCACCTACTCCATCGGAAGCATGGTGTTCCTGCACGCCAGCCGGTCCGACGTGGTCCGGGACCTCTGCCTCAGCGTGTCGTCGCTGGACCTCGGCAAGAGCTCCTACATGAAGGTCACGCACCGGCCGCTCTTCGGCGACGGCATCCTCAAGTCCAGCGGCGAGGCCTGGGCGCACCAGCGGAGGCTCATCGCGCCCGAGTTCTTCCCGGACAAGGTGAAGGGCATGGTGGACCTCATGGTCGGCTCGGCCACGGCGCTGGTGGCGTCGTGGGGGGACAGGACGGGCGGCGGAGGCGTGGAGCTCAAGATCGACGACGACATCAGGGCCTACTCCGCCGACGTCATCTCCAGGACGTGCTTCGGCAGCAGCTACGTCAAGGGCAAGAGGATCTTCGCGGCGATCAGGGAGCTGCAGAAGGCGGTGTCCAAGCCCAACCTGCTGGCGGAGATGACCGGCCTCAGCTTCCTCCCGACGAGGACTAACAGGGAGGCGTGGAGGCTCAACAGGGTCGTGAGGGACCTGGTGCTGGACGTCGTCAGGGAGGGCGGGGACGACGACAGGAACCTACTGAACGCGATGCTCCGCAGCGCTTCTTCCTCCGGTGGCTGCAGCGGCGACCGCGTGGCGGTGGAGGAGTTCGTCGTGGACAACTGCAAGAACATCTACTTCGCCGGCTACGAGACCACGGCGGTGACCGCCGCCTGGTGCATGATGCTCCTGGCGCTGCACCCGGAGTGGCAGGACCTGGTGCGCGACGAGGTGCGCCAGGCATGCGGCGGCGGCGACTTCGCGTCCCTGCACAAGATGAAGAAg CTGACGATGGTGATCCAGGAGACGCTGCGGCTGTACCCGGCAGGCGCGGTGGTGTCGAGGCAGGCGCTCCGCGACGTGACCCTCGGCGGCGTGCGCGTGCCGGCGGGCGTCAACATCTACGTGCCCGTCTCGACTATGCACCTGGACCCGGAGCTGTGGGGCGCCGACGCGCGGGAGTTCGACCCGGGGCGGTTCGCGGACGACCACCAGCGGCAGCGGCAGCCGCACGCGTACCTCCCCTTCGGCGCCGGCGCGCGCACCTGCCTCGGCCAGGCCTTCGCCATGGCCGAGCTCAAGGTCCTGCTGGCGCTCGTGCTGTCCAGGTTCCGGCTCGCGCTGTCGCCGGCCTACGTGCACTCGCCGGCGCTCAGGCTCATCGTGGAGCCCGAGCACGGGGTGCGGCTGCTGCTCACCAACGTGGAGCCCAGGGGTGCTAGCTAG